A window of the Deinococcus gobiensis I-0 genome harbors these coding sequences:
- a CDS encoding YdcF family protein, translating into MSVLAALLGEVRAPAPLLLALIVLCGVMGVWRPTRLLLGWGTGLLGAAVALCLLTPVLRGPLNALTVSQPPVRADAIVVLGAGVQCGARTLEATSLTRLVRGLELWRAGYAPTVTVSQQSGLIGPRDCAKMSDLERAHIAALYPAGGPEVLILRMVTTTRDEAARVGAYARERGWRRVLIVTSPWHARRTQALFRAQGVEAVSVPAPESRFDYGLLYPHDRLAALRVLLYEGLSRLKFAVGGTPERGE; encoded by the coding sequence TTGTCGGTGCTGGCCGCGCTGCTGGGCGAGGTGCGGGCGCCCGCGCCGCTGCTGCTGGCCCTGATCGTCCTGTGTGGGGTGATGGGGGTATGGCGGCCCACCCGGCTCCTGCTGGGCTGGGGGACCGGACTGCTGGGAGCGGCGGTGGCCCTGTGTCTCCTGACTCCGGTCCTGCGCGGGCCACTGAATGCCCTGACCGTCTCGCAGCCGCCCGTGCGCGCCGACGCCATCGTGGTGCTGGGGGCGGGGGTGCAGTGCGGCGCGCGGACCCTGGAAGCGACCAGCCTGACGCGGCTCGTGCGCGGACTGGAGCTGTGGCGGGCCGGGTACGCCCCCACCGTGACCGTCTCGCAGCAGTCGGGCCTGATCGGGCCGCGCGACTGCGCCAAGATGAGCGACCTGGAACGCGCGCACATCGCCGCCCTGTACCCGGCCGGCGGCCCCGAGGTCCTGATCCTGCGGATGGTCACCACGACCCGTGACGAGGCCGCGCGGGTCGGGGCCTATGCCCGTGAGCGGGGCTGGCGGCGGGTCCTGATCGTCACCTCCCCGTGGCACGCGCGGCGCACGCAGGCGCTGTTCCGGGCGCAGGGGGTGGAGGCGGTCAGCGTGCCCGCGCCCGAAAGCCGCTTCGACTACGGCCTGCTGTACCCGCACGACCGGCTGGCGGCGCTGCGGGTGCTGCTGTACGAGGGGCTGTCGCGCCTCAAGTTCGCGGTGGGGGGGACGCCGGAGCGGGGGGAGTAG
- a CDS encoding NADH-dependent flavin oxidoreductase, whose product MNPKFQTLFQPITLRSGVQLDNRVVLAPMTNFSSDAQGNVTDDELAYYARRSNGVGLVLTACTNVTRNGQGFPGEFAGYDDRFVPSLTRLARTVQGEGAKVMLQIFHAGRMAPAALVDGDVVSASAVAPVRDGAEQAPAPAPRELSGEEVEEIVRAFGETTRRAIESGYDGVEIHGANGYLIQQFFSPHSNRRTDRWGGSLEARMAFPLAVVDEVQRVVAEYARTPFAVGYRFSPEEPETPGITLDDSLTLVDALADKGLDYLHVSLMEYASLPRRASDTAQSRLEQIVAKVAGRTPVMGVGSVHTPEQATQVLDMGAEFVALGRELLMDPDWVAKVREGREAELETVLDVEGQDRLVIATPLWNALVNTPGWLPLSKKPEAVTA is encoded by the coding sequence ATGAATCCCAAGTTTCAGACCCTGTTCCAGCCCATCACCCTGCGCAGCGGCGTTCAGCTGGACAACCGCGTGGTGCTGGCCCCCATGACCAACTTCTCCTCCGACGCGCAGGGCAACGTCACCGACGACGAGCTGGCCTACTACGCGCGGCGCTCGAACGGCGTGGGACTGGTGCTCACGGCCTGCACCAACGTCACGCGCAACGGCCAGGGCTTTCCCGGCGAGTTCGCGGGCTACGACGACCGCTTCGTGCCCAGCCTGACCCGTCTGGCCCGCACCGTGCAGGGCGAGGGGGCCAAGGTCATGCTCCAGATCTTCCATGCCGGGCGCATGGCCCCCGCCGCGCTGGTGGACGGCGACGTGGTGAGCGCGAGCGCCGTAGCCCCCGTGCGTGACGGCGCCGAGCAGGCCCCCGCGCCCGCCCCCCGCGAGCTGAGCGGCGAGGAGGTCGAGGAGATCGTGCGCGCCTTCGGGGAAACGACCCGCCGCGCCATCGAGTCCGGGTACGACGGCGTGGAGATCCACGGCGCGAACGGCTACCTCATCCAGCAGTTCTTCTCGCCGCACTCCAACCGCCGCACCGACCGCTGGGGCGGCAGCCTCGAGGCCCGCATGGCCTTCCCGCTGGCCGTCGTGGACGAGGTGCAGCGTGTGGTGGCCGAGTACGCCCGTACGCCCTTCGCCGTCGGCTACCGCTTCTCGCCCGAGGAACCCGAAACCCCCGGGATCACGCTCGACGACTCGCTGACCCTGGTGGACGCGCTGGCCGACAAGGGCCTGGATTACCTGCACGTCTCGCTGATGGAATACGCCTCGCTGCCCCGCCGCGCCAGCGATACGGCGCAGTCCCGTCTGGAGCAGATCGTGGCGAAGGTCGCGGGCCGCACGCCGGTCATGGGTGTCGGCTCGGTGCACACGCCCGAGCAGGCCACGCAGGTGCTGGACATGGGCGCGGAGTTCGTCGCCCTCGGGCGCGAACTGCTGATGGACCCCGACTGGGTCGCCAAGGTCCGTGAGGGCCGCGAGGCCGAACTGGAGACCGTGCTGGACGTGGAGGGCCAGGACCGTCTGGTGATCGCCACGCCGCTGTGGAACGCGCTGGTGAACACGCCCGGTTGGCTGCCCCTGAGCAAGAAGCCCGAAGCCGTCACGGCCTGA
- a CDS encoding acyl-CoA thioesterase, with protein MSRPVPHARAAYPYLHPTPTRWADNDVYGHVNNVTYYAYFDTAVNTYLARAGVLDPQRGAVIGLVVETGCAFFAPASFPDRLSVGVRVAHLGQSSVRYELAVFREAEETACAQGHFIHVYVDRESRRPTALPAELRRALEGLWPGGRP; from the coding sequence ATGTCCCGCCCCGTGCCGCACGCGCGCGCCGCGTATCCGTACCTGCACCCCACGCCGACGCGCTGGGCCGACAACGACGTGTACGGACACGTGAACAACGTGACCTACTACGCCTATTTCGACACGGCCGTCAATACCTATCTGGCGCGCGCGGGCGTGCTGGACCCGCAGCGCGGCGCGGTGATCGGGCTGGTCGTCGAGACGGGCTGCGCCTTTTTCGCCCCGGCGAGCTTTCCGGACCGGCTGTCGGTCGGCGTGCGCGTCGCGCACCTGGGCCAGAGCAGCGTGCGTTACGAGCTGGCGGTGTTCCGTGAGGCCGAGGAGACCGCCTGCGCCCAGGGCCACTTCATCCACGTCTACGTGGACCGGGAGTCGCGCCGCCCCACCGCGCTGCCCGCCGAGCTGCGCCGCGCCCTGGAGGGGCTGTGGCCGGGCGGGCGGCCCTGA
- a CDS encoding MBL fold metallo-hydrolase, with protein sequence MTTAPLLTPVTGTLHALQVPIPYPMKYVTVLIDAPAHGPVTMIDTALDTPEARQAIEDGLAALGLHWEGIDRVIITHHHPDHYGLAGVVEERSGARVHMLDVEIGRGERYWHLWEEWLPGHLKFMRDHGLPAESLASMGADNRRGRDRVHPASAVQPLREGQSVELAGSEWEVLWLPGHADGHLGLWNEHESLLIAGDAILPRISPNVGLYAYTRPDPLGDYLQTLGKLELLNPDRAVVGHHGPVMTGVQARARELRAHHHERLDFIRAEVARRPGDAYALSLAMFPRDLNMSGRRFALAETLAHAEHLRLLGGVYRTWDETREVWVYHG encoded by the coding sequence ATGACCACCGCCCCCCTCCTGACCCCCGTGACGGGCACACTGCACGCCCTCCAGGTGCCGATTCCCTACCCGATGAAGTACGTCACGGTACTTATCGACGCGCCCGCCCACGGCCCCGTGACCATGATCGACACGGCGCTCGACACGCCCGAGGCCCGGCAGGCCATCGAGGACGGGCTGGCGGCACTGGGGCTGCACTGGGAGGGCATCGACCGGGTCATCATCACGCACCACCACCCCGACCACTACGGGCTGGCGGGCGTAGTCGAGGAACGCAGCGGCGCGCGGGTCCACATGCTGGACGTGGAGATCGGGCGCGGCGAGCGCTACTGGCACCTGTGGGAAGAGTGGCTGCCGGGCCACCTCAAGTTCATGCGCGACCATGGTCTGCCCGCCGAGTCGCTGGCGAGCATGGGGGCCGACAACCGCCGGGGCCGCGACCGGGTGCATCCGGCCAGCGCGGTGCAGCCGCTGCGCGAGGGCCAGAGTGTCGAGCTGGCCGGCAGCGAGTGGGAGGTGCTGTGGCTGCCCGGCCACGCCGACGGGCACCTGGGCCTGTGGAACGAGCACGAAAGCCTCCTGATCGCCGGGGACGCCATCCTGCCGCGCATCAGTCCCAACGTGGGTCTGTACGCCTACACGCGGCCCGACCCGCTGGGCGACTACCTCCAGACGCTGGGCAAGCTCGAACTGCTCAACCCGGACCGCGCGGTCGTCGGGCACCACGGCCCCGTCATGACCGGCGTGCAGGCCCGTGCCCGCGAGCTGCGCGCCCACCACCACGAACGCCTGGACTTCATCCGCGCCGAGGTGGCCCGGCGGCCAGGGGACGCCTACGCCCTGTCGCTCGCGATGTTTCCGCGTGACCTGAACATGAGTGGCCGCCGTTTCGCCCTCGCCGAGACCCTGGCGCATGCCGAGCACCTGCGGCTGCTGGGCGGCGTGTACCGCACCTGGGACGAGACGCGCGAGGTCTGGGTGTACCACGGCTGA
- the trmFO gene encoding methylenetetrahydrofolate--tRNA-(uracil(54)-C(5))-methyltransferase (FADH(2)-oxidizing) TrmFO yields the protein MTGFEGITVVGAGLAGSEAALAAAGAGVRVRLHEMRPVKMTPAHRSGNFAELVCSNSLGGEGEMQSKGLLQAELRSVGGAVVGAADASRLPAGNALAVERDEFSERVTRGVREHPLIEIVEGEVEAVPEGIAVIASGPLTSDALAADLARLTGSERLSFYDAAAPVIDAESINLEVAWRAGRYDQSADYLNCPFTKDEYLAFFGALEQARSHTPHDWEQLEFFEGCMPIEEIARRGVDTPRFGPMSPKGLDDPRTGRWPYAVAQLRQEDREGRLWSLVGFQTGLKWGDQKAVVNLIPGLENAEIVRYGVMHRNTYLNAPSVLDSTLALRADPRKFVAGVLAGTEGYLESAGTGWLAGTNAARLARGLAPLTPPAESMLGGLVRYLASANPKGFQPMNVNWALVPELPADVNPKTGKPRKLGKREKRPVMFRRGLDAFMAWAGEEAGVPVTPRAVPEHASDEVAALR from the coding sequence ATGACGGGTTTTGAGGGAATTACGGTGGTCGGCGCGGGGCTGGCCGGGTCGGAGGCGGCGCTGGCGGCGGCCGGGGCAGGTGTGCGGGTGCGCCTGCACGAGATGCGCCCGGTCAAGATGACCCCGGCGCACCGCAGCGGCAACTTCGCCGAGCTGGTGTGCAGCAACTCGCTGGGCGGCGAGGGCGAGATGCAGAGCAAGGGCCTCCTGCAGGCCGAACTGCGCAGCGTGGGCGGCGCGGTGGTCGGCGCGGCCGACGCCTCGCGCCTCCCGGCAGGCAACGCCCTGGCGGTCGAGCGCGACGAGTTCAGCGAGCGCGTGACGCGGGGGGTGCGCGAACACCCCCTCATCGAGATCGTCGAGGGCGAGGTCGAGGCCGTGCCGGAGGGCATCGCCGTCATCGCCTCCGGGCCGCTGACCTCCGACGCGCTCGCGGCCGACCTCGCCCGGCTCACCGGCAGCGAGCGCCTGAGCTTCTACGACGCCGCCGCGCCGGTCATCGACGCCGAGAGCATCAATCTGGAGGTGGCGTGGCGCGCGGGGCGTTACGACCAGAGCGCCGACTACCTCAACTGCCCCTTCACCAAGGACGAGTACCTCGCCTTCTTCGGGGCGCTGGAGCAGGCCCGCAGCCACACGCCGCACGACTGGGAACAGCTCGAATTCTTCGAGGGCTGCATGCCCATCGAGGAGATCGCGCGCCGGGGGGTGGACACGCCGCGCTTCGGCCCCATGTCGCCCAAGGGCCTGGACGATCCGCGCACCGGGCGCTGGCCCTATGCCGTCGCGCAGCTTCGCCAGGAGGACCGCGAGGGCCGGCTGTGGTCGCTGGTGGGCTTCCAGACCGGCCTGAAGTGGGGCGACCAGAAGGCGGTCGTGAACCTCATTCCGGGGCTGGAGAACGCCGAGATCGTGCGTTACGGCGTCATGCACCGCAACACCTACCTCAATGCCCCCAGCGTGCTCGACTCGACGCTGGCGCTGCGGGCCGACCCGCGCAAGTTCGTGGCCGGGGTGCTGGCCGGCACCGAGGGCTACCTCGAATCTGCGGGCACCGGCTGGCTGGCGGGCACGAACGCCGCCCGGCTCGCCAGGGGCCTCGCGCCGCTGACCCCGCCGGCCGAGTCCATGCTGGGGGGGCTGGTGCGCTACCTCGCCTCGGCCAACCCCAAGGGCTTCCAGCCCATGAACGTCAACTGGGCGCTGGTGCCCGAACTGCCCGCCGACGTGAACCCCAAGACCGGCAAGCCCCGCAAGCTCGGCAAGCGCGAGAAGCGCCCCGTGATGTTCCGCCGGGGCCTGGACGCCTTCATGGCCTGGGCCGGGGAGGAGGCCGGCGTGCCGGTGACGCCACGCGCGGTGCCCGAGCATGCCAGCGACGAGGTGGCGGCGCTGCGTTAA
- a CDS encoding ribonuclease HII: protein MPVPSTTPDWAFEREHWRRGHFRVAGVDEAGRGAWAGPVTVAAVILPGTAQDYPFRDSKQLPAALREEYAAEVRRVALSWAVEHAWPEEVDRLNVLGATHAAALRAIARLDPLPQALVTDYLRLRTPLPLSAPPKADALSYSVAAASLLAKTERDRLMAELDLRHPGYGFAAHKGYGAPAHRAALGELGVSAAHRRSYAPIARLLSGEADPPRLL from the coding sequence ATGCCTGTTCCGAGCACCACCCCCGACTGGGCCTTCGAGCGCGAGCACTGGCGGCGGGGCCACTTCCGAGTCGCGGGCGTGGACGAGGCCGGGCGCGGGGCCTGGGCCGGGCCCGTGACGGTGGCCGCCGTGATCCTGCCCGGCACAGCGCAGGACTATCCTTTCCGCGACAGCAAACAGCTCCCGGCGGCGCTGCGCGAGGAATATGCCGCCGAGGTGCGCCGCGTGGCCCTGAGCTGGGCGGTCGAACACGCCTGGCCCGAGGAAGTGGACCGCCTGAACGTCCTGGGGGCCACGCACGCGGCGGCGCTGCGGGCCATCGCCCGGCTCGACCCGCTGCCGCAGGCCCTGGTGACCGACTACCTGCGGCTGCGCACGCCCCTGCCCCTGAGTGCCCCGCCGAAGGCCGACGCCCTGAGCTACAGCGTGGCCGCCGCCAGCCTGCTCGCCAAGACCGAGCGCGACCGCCTGATGGCCGAGCTGGACCTCCGGCACCCCGGGTACGGCTTCGCGGCGCACAAGGGTTACGGCGCGCCCGCCCACCGCGCGGCCCTGGGCGAACTGGGGGTCAGCGCGGCGCACCGCCGCAGCTACGCACCCATCGCCCGCCTGCTGAGCGGCGAGGCCGACCCCCCGCGCCTGCTGTAG
- a CDS encoding ankyrin repeat domain-containing protein has translation MTDAGGAGDDAATLLFAAIHAHNLPGVQALIAAEPGLLEARSPSGLSPVLFAVYYHRPDILRALIGAGAPLDVFAAAATGETGALRGWLKRDPALLRAFSPDGYTPLGLAALFGRTEAARLLLGHGADVNAPSRGALPVRPLHSAVSGLHRDLARLLLDAGADVNAAQPGGLTPLMLAALRGDTDLAGLLLARGAWAGATDEEGRTAADLAAEDGHEALVTRLREAARQPQETRNAARPRPGQTGPMNNDDKVIGQSGAVTGFDTPDPKDDAQPRYTTTPAGDGVSSADHMTYESPEVPDPTEVTGQFAHLATRNPEAMEHRLQDPEFAGAETTEGLGGEALAGVTPSAGLGYNASLTTAATVNRGLADPNPGYTPPSESGPPHVSEQPGDLPPGETTELQAEVEGDSKYR, from the coding sequence ATGACCGACGCCGGGGGCGCAGGGGACGACGCGGCCACCCTGCTGTTCGCGGCCATCCACGCCCATAACCTGCCGGGCGTGCAGGCCCTGATCGCCGCCGAGCCGGGGCTGCTGGAGGCGCGCAGTCCCTCGGGGCTCTCGCCGGTTCTGTTCGCCGTCTACTACCACCGGCCCGACATCCTGCGGGCGCTGATCGGGGCGGGCGCGCCGCTGGACGTGTTCGCGGCGGCGGCGACCGGCGAGACCGGGGCGCTGCGCGGCTGGCTGAAGCGTGACCCGGCGCTGCTGCGCGCCTTCAGTCCGGACGGCTATACCCCGCTGGGGCTCGCGGCGCTGTTCGGCCGGACGGAGGCCGCGCGGCTGCTGCTCGGGCACGGTGCGGACGTGAACGCCCCCAGCCGGGGCGCGTTGCCTGTGCGGCCCCTGCACTCGGCGGTGTCGGGCCTGCACCGCGACCTCGCGCGGTTGCTGCTGGACGCGGGGGCCGACGTGAACGCCGCGCAGCCCGGCGGCCTGACTCCGCTGATGCTCGCGGCCCTGCGCGGCGATACGGACCTGGCCGGGCTGCTGCTCGCGCGCGGGGCCTGGGCCGGGGCGACCGATGAGGAAGGCCGCACGGCCGCCGACCTCGCCGCCGAGGACGGACATGAGGCCCTCGTGACGCGCCTGCGAGAAGCCGCGCGCCAGCCTCAAGAAACCCGGAATGCGGCGCGCCCCCGGCCGGGCCAGACTGGACCCATGAACAACGACGACAAGGTGATCGGCCAGAGCGGCGCCGTGACGGGCTTCGACACGCCCGATCCCAAGGACGACGCCCAGCCGCGCTACACGACCACCCCGGCCGGCGACGGCGTGAGCAGCGCCGACCACATGACCTACGAGTCCCCCGAGGTGCCCGATCCCACCGAGGTCACGGGCCAGTTCGCCCACCTCGCCACCCGCAACCCCGAGGCGATGGAACACCGTCTTCAGGACCCCGAATTCGCCGGCGCCGAGACGACCGAGGGCCTGGGCGGCGAGGCGCTGGCCGGCGTGACCCCTTCGGCGGGGCTGGGGTACAACGCCAGCCTGACCACCGCCGCGACCGTGAACCGGGGGCTGGCCGATCCCAACCCCGGTTACACCCCCCCCAGCGAGAGCGGGCCGCCCCACGTGAGCGAGCAGCCCGGCGACCTGCCCCCGGGCGAGACGACCGAGCTTCAGGCCGAGGTCGAGGGCGACAGCAAGTACCGCTGA
- a CDS encoding Rieske 2Fe-2S domain-containing protein, whose translation MNERVMVGKEQELPEGWQGEVLVGGVGVLVVRYEGQFYALRNNCTHKDFPLLGGEVALGRITCEKHGAKFELSTGKAKTLPAVKPVRLYRTEVEDGEVYVSAL comes from the coding sequence ATGAATGAGCGCGTGATGGTCGGCAAGGAGCAGGAACTGCCCGAGGGCTGGCAGGGCGAGGTGCTGGTCGGGGGCGTGGGGGTGCTGGTCGTCCGCTACGAGGGCCAGTTCTATGCCCTGCGCAACAACTGCACCCACAAGGACTTTCCCCTGCTGGGCGGCGAGGTGGCACTGGGCCGCATCACCTGCGAGAAACACGGGGCCAAATTCGAGCTGAGCACCGGCAAGGCCAAGACCCTGCCGGCCGTCAAGCCCGTCCGCCTCTACCGCACCGAGGTCGAGGACGGCGAAGTGTACGTGTCGGCCCTCTGA
- a CDS encoding citrate/2-methylcitrate synthase, translating into MTEIAKGLEGVLFTESKLTFINGSEGILTHLGIPIQEWAENSTFEELSLALLDAKLPSAAELAAFDAELKANRAVPDALLDVIRAMPRGVHPMQALRTAASYLGLLDPQSEDTSEAARRAISVRMIAQFATIIAAINRAQEGQDIVAPRMDLNHAGNFLYMLTGKEPTPEQSRLFDIALVLHADHGMNASTFTAIATASTLSDMYSCVTSAIGALKGPLHGGANEAVMDMLDEVGTPDKAEAYITDKLDHKVKIMGVGHRVYKYFDPRSRVLRDYAEHVANKEGKSNYYQILETIEKIVVDRMGAKGIYPNVDFYSGTVYSDLGIRKEYFTPIFALARISGWCASVIEYTRDNRLLRPDAVYTGAKDAHYVPMKDRQ; encoded by the coding sequence ATGACCGAAATTGCCAAAGGACTCGAAGGCGTCCTCTTTACCGAGAGCAAGCTCACGTTCATCAACGGGTCCGAGGGCATCCTGACGCACCTGGGCATTCCGATTCAGGAATGGGCCGAGAACAGCACCTTCGAGGAACTCAGCCTCGCGCTGCTCGACGCCAAGCTGCCCAGCGCCGCCGAACTCGCGGCCTTCGACGCCGAACTCAAGGCCAACCGCGCCGTTCCCGACGCCCTGCTCGACGTGATCCGGGCGATGCCGCGCGGCGTGCATCCCATGCAGGCGCTGCGCACCGCCGCCTCCTACCTGGGCCTGCTCGACCCCCAGTCCGAGGACACGTCCGAGGCCGCCCGGCGCGCCATCAGCGTCCGCATGATCGCGCAGTTCGCCACCATCATCGCGGCCATCAACCGCGCGCAAGAAGGCCAGGACATCGTCGCGCCGCGCATGGACCTGAACCACGCGGGCAACTTCCTGTACATGCTGACCGGCAAGGAGCCGACGCCCGAGCAGTCGCGCCTGTTCGACATCGCGCTCGTGCTGCACGCCGACCACGGCATGAACGCCAGTACCTTCACGGCCATCGCCACCGCCAGCACCCTGTCGGACATGTACTCGTGCGTGACCTCGGCCATCGGCGCGCTCAAGGGCCCGCTGCACGGCGGGGCCAACGAGGCCGTGATGGACATGCTCGACGAGGTGGGCACGCCCGACAAGGCCGAGGCCTACATCACCGACAAGCTCGACCACAAGGTCAAGATCATGGGCGTGGGCCACCGCGTCTACAAGTACTTCGACCCCCGCTCGCGCGTGCTGCGCGACTACGCCGAGCACGTCGCCAACAAGGAAGGCAAGAGCAACTACTACCAGATCCTCGAAACCATCGAGAAGATCGTGGTGGACCGCATGGGGGCCAAAGGCATCTACCCCAACGTGGACTTCTACAGCGGTACGGTCTACAGCGACCTGGGAATCCGCAAGGAGTACTTCACGCCGATCTTCGCCCTGGCCCGCATCAGCGGCTGGTGCGCCTCGGTGATCGAATACACCCGCGACAACCGCCTGCTGCGCCCCGACGCCGTGTACACCGGCGCGAAGGACGCCCACTACGTCCCCATGAAGGACCGTCAGTAA
- a CDS encoding acetyl-CoA C-acetyltransferase has protein sequence MDKAVIVAARRTPIGSFLGSLQGVSAADLGVVAARAALEGVPGEVRENLADVIVGNVLQAGQGMNVGRQIARRSDLGDHVPGLTVNRVCGSGLQAVISAVQGLRAGDGQAYLAGGTENMSRAPYLLPRAREGYRLGHGELLDSILSEGLTDVFHGYHMGVTAENIAAQWGVTREDQDAFALESQRRAAAAQAAGHFGAELAAVEVPGRKGPTTFDRDEYPRESTAEGLARLKPAFQKDGTVTAGNASGLNDGAAMLLVCSESYAQERGLPVLAEIASYAAIGVDPAVMGIGPARAVPVALARAGLSLADVDLLELNEAFAAQSLAVVRDLGADPDKVNVTGGAIALGHPIGASGARVLVTLVHQLRRLGKEVGVASLCIGGGMGIAVTVRVRA, from the coding sequence ATGGACAAAGCAGTGATCGTGGCGGCGCGGCGCACGCCCATCGGCAGTTTTCTGGGCAGCCTGCAGGGCGTGTCGGCCGCCGATCTGGGCGTCGTGGCCGCGCGGGCGGCGCTGGAGGGCGTGCCGGGCGAGGTCCGGGAGAACCTGGCCGACGTGATCGTGGGTAACGTCCTTCAGGCCGGGCAGGGCATGAACGTGGGCCGCCAGATCGCCCGGCGCAGCGACCTGGGCGACCATGTGCCGGGCCTGACCGTCAACCGGGTGTGCGGCAGCGGCCTCCAGGCGGTCATCAGCGCGGTGCAGGGCCTGCGGGCGGGCGACGGTCAGGCCTATCTGGCAGGCGGCACCGAGAACATGAGCCGCGCGCCCTACCTGCTGCCCCGCGCCCGCGAGGGCTACCGCCTGGGACACGGCGAACTGCTCGACAGCATTCTCAGCGAGGGCCTGACCGACGTGTTCCACGGCTACCACATGGGCGTGACGGCCGAGAACATCGCCGCCCAGTGGGGTGTGACGCGTGAGGACCAGGACGCCTTCGCCCTGGAAAGCCAGCGCCGCGCCGCCGCCGCACAGGCCGCCGGGCACTTCGGCGCCGAACTCGCGGCCGTGGAGGTGCCGGGCAGGAAGGGACCGACCACCTTCGACCGCGACGAGTACCCCCGCGAGAGCACCGCCGAGGGACTGGCACGCCTGAAACCCGCCTTCCAGAAAGACGGGACCGTCACGGCCGGCAACGCCTCGGGCCTGAACGACGGCGCGGCGATGCTGCTCGTGTGCTCGGAAAGCTACGCCCAGGAGCGCGGCCTGCCCGTCCTGGCCGAGATCGCCAGCTACGCGGCCATCGGGGTGGACCCGGCCGTCATGGGCATCGGGCCGGCGCGGGCGGTGCCGGTCGCCCTGGCCCGGGCGGGCCTGAGCCTGGCCGACGTAGACCTGTTGGAACTCAACGAGGCCTTCGCGGCGCAGTCGCTCGCGGTCGTGCGGGACCTGGGCGCCGACCCCGACAAGGTGAACGTCACGGGCGGCGCCATCGCGCTGGGCCATCCCATCGGGGCGTCGGGGGCGCGCGTGCTCGTCACGCTGGTGCATCAGCTCCGGCGGCTGGGCAAGGAGGTCGGCGTGGCCAGCCTGTGCATCGGCGGGGGCATGGGCATCGCCGTGACGGTGCGGGTGCGGGCATGA